The Candidatus Hydrogenedentota bacterium DNA segment CAGCGGCCGTACTTCTTGTTGACCGCCTCCACATCTTCGAGGAACTTCGCGCGCACCAGCGGGCGCTCCGGCACGTAGACCAAGTGCGGGCCGTCGTCCGGGTATTTCTTCGCGAGAACCGACGATGCGGTGAGGAAACCCGCGTTGCGCCCCATCACAACGCCGATGTATACGCCGGGTAGCGCGCGGTTGTCGAGATTGACCCCCGCGAACGCCTGGGCCACGTATCTGGCCGCTGACCCGAACCCGGGGCAGTGGTCCGTCAGGACCAAGTCGTTGTCAATGGTCTTCGGAACGTGGATCACGCGCAAGTCATATTGCGCGTGGTTCGCTTCCTGATTGACGATATGGCACGTTTCCGCGCTGTCGTTGCCGCCCACGTAGAAGAAATAGTGAATACCGTACTTGCGGCACACTTCGAAAATCGCGCGGCAGTCCGCCTTGTCCGGTTTGTGGCGCGTGGACAACAGCCCCGAGGACGGCGTGCAGGCCACCGCTTCCAGGTTGTGCGTCGTCGCTTCGGTGAGGTCGAGGAATTCCTCGTCCATGATGCCGCGCACGCCGTGCAGCGCGCCGTACACGTGTGTGACCTGCGGGAACTTTCGCGATTCGAGCACGACGCCGACCACGCTCTGGTTGATCACCGCCGTGGGGCCGCCGCCCTGGGCCACGAGTACCTTGCCTTGTAGTGTTGACATACCGCGTCTCCTTATCGGGCATGGGAATCCCTTGGAGGGCCATGAGGGGTTGCCATAATAGGCGCGTTATT contains these protein-coding regions:
- a CDS encoding 6-phosphofructokinase, coding for MSTLQGKVLVAQGGGPTAVINQSVVGVVLESRKFPQVTHVYGALHGVRGIMDEEFLDLTEATTHNLEAVACTPSSGLLSTRHKPDKADCRAIFEVCRKYGIHYFFYVGGNDSAETCHIVNQEANHAQYDLRVIHVPKTIDNDLVLTDHCPGFGSAARYVAQAFAGVNLDNRALPGVYIGVVMGRNAGFLTASSVLAKKYPDDGPHLVYVPERPLVRAKFLEDVEAVNKKYGRCVVAVSEGVPDENGKEIAKLIAESKKNQAQETDAFGHIQLSGTGALGDLLSQWVKAGTGIKRVRADTLGYPQRSFVGCVSRVDQFEAREVGEKAAQYAIWHNRDGSVVLRRIGDYAIEYDLVPLEHVAAKVRKMPDEFINSEGNGITEAFVKYCRPLAGEMPAIERIAAPKVRKIQA